ATCACGTTTTCCCCATGTTTGACCATGTCCCGGTTCCTCTCGTGGACATGGAGCTGTTCAGACCTGTACCGGGGAGAAGACACATGCCAAGTATTTTAAGTAGCCTTCTTATTCCTCAGGTAAATCCTCAGCGCATCCAAGTGTCACCCGTGCGCAATACTCGTGGCGTGGAGGTCTGGTGTGGGTACAGTAAGGTTTCGGTACGGGTGAATAGGAAGCTGTTGGGTTTCAGAAGTTCACCTGCATCTTTTTACCTGGGCACTTGTTCTTCCTCGCGCTCCGACAACAGCTTCATCTATTTCCATTATGACCTTAATCAGTGCGGCAGCTCTTTAACGGTAAGAAGTTGGGGAACAAAAATAAACGAATACATTTATTTGCACTTTACATATACATCTACGAAATTTGGGCTAAGTCTCAAAATTAATTTGAGCATCAAAGGCAAGCATTTAACCATTAATCTCAAGCTTTGACGTTACAGtcaatatcaaggttatatttcaccaaaatgttctttatattaggatgattttatatgtaaacagtaaatcacacacaaaaaaatgacgtTAGCTGGTTTTCGCCGGCAGGGTCACTTTGTTTACGTTTTTAACTATGACTGAATTATGGAATTCAAGTTGGACCAGCAAGATAATATTAAAAAGATTGTTAATTAAATATATCGtcatgttttaaagatgttttgatatttctgtttgtaaatAAGCTAAAAAActgacacaaaaaaaaaactctttgggtCAAACGGGGACAAATTCCAGaactatattttttaattaacccagaaaatgtttatatttgacctaacaatgagttaaaacaacccaccaTATAAAATAGGTTAAAAACCGTGTACAaaattgctgtagttatgcaaccctttgccagtaacttactgcaGGCTAGatttaaatttgttatttactggcaacagtttgtgcaaagttaaataaacaataaacattaacaagtctttacagaataaaactataaaataacagcctcatgcaaagcattctgagAGTCAGAAATACTcatcaaactttttctgttttggttTCCAGAATCTTTGCATGAGGgggattttatttaaatgttcatttaaaggaaaacatcaacgtttttcaatattttaccatgttcttacctcaacttagactaattaatacatgcgtttcttttttcaatgcgtacatttaatctttgtacagcgcgttgtgaatgtgttagcatttacctagccccattcattccttaggatccaaacagggattaatttagaagccaccaaacacttccatgttatccgtatttaaagactgttacatgagtagttacacgagtaagtattgtggcacaaaataaaatgtggcaattttttttaaagcagataaaaattagaactatattGAACTATATTattaggctaaatgctaacacattcatgatgcgctgtacaaagatgaagtgaATGCGTAAAAAAAAGCATGTATTCATTCgtataagttgaggtaagaacaaatattgaaaaactgagGTGCTTTCccttaactttgaacaaactgttgccagtaagtaACATAAATATagatctacagtaagttactggcaaacagctgctcctctgcaaaaaaaaaattctcaaaaaaaaaaaaactttatgtatacatacatatatgtttttgtttttgaaaaaaaagaatTTTGCTATGTTTAGAAAATCCATAACAGTGgcttaaaaatgcatttaaggcTATTTATTTCAATACCACCACTGTTAGCCATCCAAACCACTGTCATGTTGGCCACAAAATGttaacaaaaatgactttaatgtttttttcttcttaaaatGCACTTTGGACCGCAAATAACAGTTTATGCCCTTTTTTAGATGATGAATGGCCAGATCATGTACTCGAACACCATACAATACATTCCAGAGCCTCAAGGGACCGTAATCAGAGCTGTGCCACTTACATTAAATGTCCAGTGTCTATACAACAGGTAAAACGCTGATCCCGAGATAGTTTGGGactattaaatatataatgcaTTACATTACCCTCTTTCTAATATTACAGATTTCATTATTCCTACAAAATGGGCTACCTGCCTGTGATAAGGGAACACATGTTTCGCAAGAGTTTTGAAAGCAGTGTCAAGTTTACCATATCTGTGTGTAATGGTAAGCTTTTCTTCTCTGTCTGTATcatttcccgttttgtttgacCTCTCATATACTTTAAATTGTGCTGGTGACCATTAATCTGTGCAGTTGTGTGTGAACTCTAGAACGCTGGGAAATACTTGGGGAAAATGAGAGTTTTATGCTTGGGGAGCCCATGTATTTTGAAGTCTCTGCCGCTCGTATATTTGAGGAAGAAAGGGTTTTTATTGACTCCTGTTATGCTACAGCTTCCAAAGACCCAAACTCTACACCAAAACACAGCGTTATTCACAATTACGGGTATGTGATTTTGTGCGTTCTGTGTTTAATTGTtcaaatataaaacaaacaaataacaaACTGTACGATTTCAGGTGTATGGAGGACAGCAGAAGGGATGCAAGTCTATCGCGCTTTATCCAACGAGAGTCAAACTTTATAAGGTTTTCAGTTGATGCCTTTTTACTCCCTCAAGTGACTGGCACGGTATTGTTTTGATTCTTATGGGGTGTATACATATAGGGAGgctggggctagttgtcacaatTATTGCTAGGGTTATATTTGATCAAATATTTGAACTATTGACTGCAGATTTGCAATATTTCCAATTGTTGATCTAAGAATAAAGAGAACTTAACTTAGTGGGGCATGTTGTCACACTGTGTGGGGAAAGTGTGATTACAACAGCCCCATGTGACAACTTCCCCTATGTTTCTAACCTTGCTCCATGCATGTGTGCTAActaaatttttatttacagCACTTTCACCTGCATTGCTTAGTGTCGGTTCACAATACCACTGCAAGTGTTTCAGCAAAGTCTTGTACCTATAACAATATTACAGAAATGTGAGTATTGCTTTCATACAGTCTGGTCTGGTACTGCAGAGGAGCTTGATTCAGTCTTTGTTGTCTTTTTGCCTTAAGATGGGAGGAACTGTATGCTGATGCATCTGTTTGTGCTTGTTGTGAAGCCACATGTGAAGTTAAAACTAAATGTAAGTAGAAATAAACcgtatatatgtgaccctgcctgtaaaaacccagctatagtgattttttttttgtcatttatcacagtattttctttataaataatCCTACAAAGAACCTAACCgtgatatctttaatgttgactgagtaagctcatgacaaagattgaaatcaacttaaaaatCGTTTTTCGTTTGCTTACACGTAAGAAATAGCATCAAAGCAATATGTTCTTGTTTACCAGCCTCTTTCCCCCATGTGACACATactctgataacaagcaaatcctggattttgaacaagactgaaGAATCACATACCCAAAGGGAGATGAGGGAATGGGACAGTAGACGGGATGGCACAAAGGACGTGAAGTTTAAGGGCGCACAAGGAATTAATGAAGAAGATGATTACACAGAGGAGATTGTGACTGATCCTAAAGAACAAATGGAAACAAGAGAGAAAGACAAAGAAATGCTTGTGAATGATGAGGAGATTAAAGCAATTGCTGGGACAGAGGCAGCTTTCACACTTTCAGAGTTTCAGAAAAAAGTTGCCGGTCGTCCTGGAAAAGTGGTGTTTTTAGGGCAGCGTACGGAAAAACGCACGGATACGGATGCAGGGAGTGTCAGGAGCACAATTACAACTGACACTGTGGAAAAGCCTAGTGTTCAGTTCTCAGATCAACCTTTGGAAGATGCAAATAATGACACAAAATCAAGCGAAAGTGTGCCAAAAGAAGAAACGATTTCCAAAGATGAAATGCAGTCTGACGATTTAGAGGAGAACACGCGTATACAAAGTACAATACAGTCCCAAATGGTGATTGATgaagatgtgtttttaaattcCAAACAAGAACCAAAGGAGTGGAATGAAGATGCAGATTAACCCAAACTAGAGAAAGAGTGGCTTGAGGGCTCACTGTATCACTATTGAAAATGTTTTCAAGgtattattgttgtttttatattagtttaatttattcaaatttattttagtGTTATTAATTATTCATTTCTTTTAGGACCCGTGACGGACCCTTCTTTGCAGTTGTGTCTGTGGGACAAGAAATCTTAGCATCGTTTTCAAAATGGTCATGTTTATGGATTGAACCAAATTCACAAACTTGCATAATATAATTTtggaaataaaacaaaaaagttttatgcTGTTGTTCgtgttgatgtttttgaatcGTGATGGAGAGtctgtgaaaaataaatgaataaatcttTTAGAATAGTGAATCTTTTGACAGCCACAATGAGAATACCAAGAAAAAATATCGAGGATGTTTATTTGTTGATCATTATAGTGTTTTTCTGATCTCTTTTCTGAGTACTGGGTAATTCAGTTTTATTCTTAAAGGTTGAGGGGGGACAGAGTTGTAGGTTAACACAATTGTTTACACACATAATTTCATACAAAaatcaaacaaataaattagcattttttgtaTTGAACTTGACTGATGGTGTAGGACAATAGAGTGCCATGGGTATGACATATTTTGTAGGCAAAACCCAGAAGCGAGTTAGCATTTTAGCACTTCTGGTTCCATTTTCGTGTTTTTTAATGTTGTTTCGGTTAAACGCCATAAATAAGGTCTTGGGTTAACACAAGCCCAAGATATTTTTACGTTTTCCTCTATGACATAAAACATACCAGTAAAAAtatgtcataaacttttgttaaacacaaagcTTGTTTTTTCTGATCCAAATATATTTAGGAAAAATAAATGGGCTTTTTGGCAAGGGAATCAGTGTCCCGCTAACTTctgggttggcctacaaaagtATGGCATCCCTGTGAACATTAatgttcagatgcaaaaaataACAACGGGCCTAAAATATTTTGGAGTAAAATGTAGTTAAGCTATTTAAGATATCATAGATTATTTTATATTTCCAGGCTCAGTGGGCTGGCCGCCTAGGTAAGACGTCAATTTGCGCATGCGCAAAACAGTTTTCGTGTGTGTCTgttattaggcttgttcgactttatgcggaaccacaagaaccgacagcccgatgacgtcaaagtaccgcgagaacgattagAGAAATCATACGAAGTCTactttcgtctcgctctcgcggtacttcgacgtcatccggctgtcggttcttgcggccccgcatgaagtcgaacaagcccaTTGTCTGTTTAATGCAGGTAACAGGTGCATTAATTAACCATTTTGGTTTGTTGAAGCAAGTAAACAAAGCTGTCGAAGTTAGTCAGTATATTGGTTAGCCTACATATATCATAGTTTTTATGCTGTGAAGAGATATGAAGCATAATTTACCCTCAGCATTTATTTTCTTGGTCTTGGGTACATACGTGTATGCTTTGGCGCCACATTCTCTTAACGATTCGCCCTCAACACTGAACAAAAATTATGGAAATTATTTGCACGAAACCGCCCTCAAGCGCCGCGATCCAACTTATTTAAAACTTCCCATATTTCAGCATTCCAGAACTCCTCTTCTGGATAAAGAGCAGTTTTCTCCCGCGCGTGGAGTGGGTCGCGAGCAACTTTCGGAGGACACGAGGAAAGTTCTCATCCCTGGGGACGCGCCGCGTGCAACGTCCCGACGCAACGGTCGATCGTATGGAATAAACGTCGCGTGTTACCTCAAGAAAATGATTGTTAAAGTAAACAAACAGATTTTGGGACCCAGCGGCTTTCAGGCCAAATTAAAACTCGGCACGTGCGACATAAGCAAGTCCACGAAGaaccattatttatttatttatgatatgGATCAGTGTGGCAGCAGGAGAAAGGTGtgttgtaattttttattgttacGTGGTTTTTGCAGTAAACATTTAGTTGTGgcataatattttctttatccAATACAGATGATAAATAACAGAGTTGCATACTCCAACATACTGCACTATTCTCCTGTGACCGCCCAGGGGTCGATTCGTCGTGCAATGCCTTTCTCCATTAAAATTGAATGTCACTTTAACAGGTACAATCTAGTTATGTGTCCGACATGTTAGTGCGTCAGAGGTAAACAAACATACGGGTCACGTGATGCATAAACGTATTTCCATGTATTATAAATCTTCTTCTaaatataattgttaatatacATCAGTGGCGGCCGGAAACTTCTCCCCCAAGTGgcgcgaattcaaaatatgtgttcgaagtgtcatgtgtgttgcacgtcatgtcaaaatgtgcgttcattgcgtcatgtgaacctatttGCGTCATGCGTCatatcaaaataagtgcctgctgcacacacatgATGACGGGCTAAGTACATTTTGTGACGAGCTTCACATCGTACGCaatcgaaaaagaagtcaccggccgccaccgGTATAAATCCTGTTATAAAATCACATTTTAACTTACAGAAATCTCTTTCCAGGTATCATTACTCGTACAAAATTGGTTTCACACCTCAAGTCAATTTTCAGAACTACTTTAGGCCCCTGAAAACAGTGGACAGTTTTGTACTCACTCCCCGTGATGGTAAATAATGTTTGTGATGACAAGTAATTCTCATTTAATTTCAATCAGTGATGTTTTCCTATTCTTTGTTTCAGCACAATGGAGAAGGTTGTCACCAACTGAAGCTTATACCATTGGTCACCCCATGTACTTTCAGGCAGATGGACCTTCTCTTGCTGAGGATGAGAGGCTGTTTGTGGATTCCTGCTATGCGACTGTTAACAGTTCTCATTTGTCCAAGCCACGTTTTACAGTCATTGAAAACCATGGGTAATATTTATGTCTATTTAGGGTTACGATTGTTTGCCCCAATATAGTTCGAACATCTGCTGTATGCGTGCAATGTTGTCATTTTAGGTGCATGACTGATAGCAAGAGCAGCAGATGGTCAAGATTCATACAGAGTAAGGAAAGGAATGTTTTGCAGTTTTCCTTGGATGCATTTCTATTTTATGGAATGTCGGGAAAGgtaaaataactcaaaatgaCATGCTGACATTTTCATACAAATGCATAGTTtacttttttattcattttaacaaAGTTTAAATTATCTAAATTAAAATCAGTGGAAGTTTATTGTGCTCATTTACTGTGGCTGTTtccctgtttgtttgttttccagCATCTGTACATGCATTGCAAAATATCTGTAGGAGGTGTAACTCCAACACCTAGTTCAAAGTCGTGCACCTACAACCAGGCAAAAAAACGGTATATTgagttttaattaaattttttatgacttttaaaattgaattgaattcaaGATTGAAGTAAGATGAACTGAATTTCTTCTTTAGATGGGAAGAGTTATACGGTTTTAATACTGTGTGCTCATGCTGTGACTCCAAGTGTACGGCATTTGAACGTCCTGGTAAGAATCTTTAAGATCCTACAAATGTTGATTTTAAGGTTAAGATAAGAAGTTTTTATAAAGCACATTGTTTGAAAGAAACGGGTAATGTAATCCTGTAGCCTAAACAGTTAGCATCGCAAACTACATGGGTTCGAATCCTAGGGAGCAAACAgtgcattaaaaaaaagtgcaaaaaaattgtgttagtatataattttataccgtattttatatgaaaaattcatAAAAGGCTTGTCACATTGTGGTGATTTATGTTaacctgtttttttatttatatgattTAGATTTTTACCCTGTTTCTTATTAATTCTCACACAGCGACCAGCAAGGTGATCACCAGTGATGTCTGGACCATGGAGTCTGATTGGAAAATTATTGAAGAAGAGCCAACAACTGCACTCCTTTCAAGGGTGGAGAGTGCACGTATGGTCCAAATAATGGCCACGTTGGCACCTGATATTGGCCCGCATCATAATGTGCCTGGACTGGCTTTGGTGGAGAAAGCAGAGGAGTATGTAGAGCCATACAGAAGGTTTGAGGAGGTATTTGGATTGGACTGAACATGTAATCAGGTCAGGAATCGCaacattttagtcttatttttaaTCGCACTTTAATAAATCTGGACATGCCCCTTTGAAACATCCATGCTTTTCTTTTAATTTATGTagctttttattttaggtaATACAATAGTAGATACTAATAGCTTTTTTTTGACACATGTTAAATGCTATACCAAGTACATAAGGACACTCCATCTAGTATATACATGTtcagatttttttgtattttttttttactttgacaCATGCTTTGTGTTGACCACTCAAAACATTACATTTGCCATTGTGTCATCATCATTTGTTATTGTATATTGCTGCAAATAAATGCTTCCATACGTTGATGCAAGGCAGGATGGACCCAGAATGATAGCTTGGACAAAATCTTATCCCATTTTCTTTGTTGCATCAAAAATTGCCACTAAAAGTACTTTCTGTGCTTACCGTATAGGATGGGAACCCTGCATGGTATTCAATGATCAGAGTGACTATTTGTACCTCGTAAGAAACAAGGAAATGGTCTGTATACTAAAGTTAATATTTTCCCTACTACGCTCTTATGATTGCAGCTTAAATTGTTACTTTTTCATGGCCCTTGTCTTTCTATTTAAAAACCTATTTGCTTA
Above is a window of Paramisgurnus dabryanus chromosome 13, PD_genome_1.1, whole genome shotgun sequence DNA encoding:
- the zp3d.1 gene encoding zona pellucida glycoprotein 3d tandem duplicate 1, whose product is MMGRPSLNFCCPLYFLVLFIPKIEMFGGPPKYSKLVSTEQKALPMSGGFGPWTGDSEFNKPPPVMRPYHVFPMFDHVPVPLVDMELFRPVPGRRHMPSILSSLLIPQVNPQRIQVSPVRNTRGVEVWCGYSKVSVRVNRKLLGFRSSPASFYLGTCSSSRSDNSFIYFHYDLNQCGSSLTMMNGQIMYSNTIQYIPEPQGTVIRAVPLTLNVQCLYNRFHYSYKMGYLPVIREHMFRKSFESSVKFTISVCNERWEILGENESFMLGEPMYFEVSAARIFEEERVFIDSCYATASKDPNSTPKHSVIHNYGCMEDSRRDASLSRFIQRESNFIRFSVDAFLLPQVTGTHFHLHCLVSVHNTTASVSAKSCTYNNITEIWEELYADASVCACCEATCEVKTKSSFPHVTHTLITSKSWILNKTEESHTQREMREWDSRRDGTKDVKFKGAQGINEEDDYTEEIVTDPKEQMETREKDKEMLVNDEEIKAIAGTEAAFTLSEFQKKVAGRPGKVVFLGQRTEKRTDTDAGSVRSTITTDTVEKPSVQFSDQPLEDANNDTKSSESVPKEETISKDEMQSDDLEENTRIQSTIQSQMVIDEDVFLNSKQEPKEWNEDAD
- the zp3d.2 gene encoding zona pellucida sperm-binding protein 3d.2, which encodes MKHNLPSAFIFLVLGTYVYALAPHSLNDSPSTLNKNYGNYLHETALKRRDPTYLKLPIFQHSRTPLLDKEQFSPARGVGREQLSEDTRKVLIPGDAPRATSRRNGRSYGINVACYLKKMIVKVNKQILGPSGFQAKLKLGTCDISKSTKNHYLFIYDMDQCGSRRKMINNRVAYSNILHYSPVTAQGSIRRAMPFSIKIECHFNRYHYSYKIGFTPQVNFQNYFRPLKTVDSFVLTPRDAQWRRLSPTEAYTIGHPMYFQADGPSLAEDERLFVDSCYATVNSSHLSKPRFTVIENHGCMTDSKSSRWSRFIQSKERNVLQFSLDAFLFYGMSGKHLYMHCKISVGGVTPTPSSKSCTYNQAKKRWEELYGFNTVCSCCDSKCTAFERPATSKVITSDVWTMESDWKIIEEEPTTALLSRVESARMVQIMATLAPDIGPHHNVPGLALVEKAEEYVEPYRRFEEVFGLD